A genome region from Setaria italica strain Yugu1 chromosome III, Setaria_italica_v2.0, whole genome shotgun sequence includes the following:
- the LOC101767295 gene encoding MLO-like protein 1: MGKADEAAALQFTPTWIVAAVCSIIVLISLAAERGLHHLGKTLKKNNQRSLYEALLKVKEELMLLGFISLLMTAFQETIQRTCIPPSWTEYMLPCQRPEAHQPAGVAATRARFTAAEILGGISRARVLGEGEAGAEAGLCQMQGKVPLLSEEALHQLHIFIFVLAVAHVFFSATTMLLGGAKIHKWKQWEEEIQKNNAAGNGPKKVLPVHQLSFIREHYKGIGKDSMTLSWLHSFVKQFYGSVAKSDYNAMRLGFIMTHCRGNPNFDFHRYMMRVLESDFKKIVSTSWSLWVFVVIFLLLNVNGWHTYFWMAFLPLVLLMAIGTKLEHVIAQLAYDVASRHAAIEGDLVVKPSDEHFWFGRPRIVLHLIHFILFQNAFELSFFFWILMTYGFHSCFMDHVGFLVPRLVLGVVIQLLCSYSTLPLYAIVTQMGSYYKKEIFNEHVQQGVLGWAEKAKKRSGLKEGNSTAESMHNSTAEIMHGDDVA, encoded by the exons atggggaaggccgacgaggcggcggcgctgcagttCACGCCGACGTGGATCGTGGCAGCGGTCTGCTCGATCATCGTGCTCATCTCCCTCGCCGCCGAACGTGGCCTCCATCACCTCGGCAAG ACGCTCAAGAAGAACAATCAGAGGTCGCTCTACGAGGCGCTCCTCAAGGTCAAAGAAG AGCTGATGCTTCTGGGGTTCATATCCCTGCTGATGACGGCGTTCCAGGAGACGATCCAGAGGACATGCATCCCTCCCAGCTGGACAGAGTACATGCTGCCGTGCCAGAGGCCGGAGGCTCACCAGCCTGCCGGGGTCGCCGCCACGAGAGCGCGTTTTACCGCCGCCGAGATCCTCGGAGGGATCAGCAGGGCGCGGGTGCTCGGAGAGGGTGAGGCTGGGGCCGAGGCCGGGCTCTGCCAGATGCAG GGAAAAGTTCCACTGCTGTCGGAAGAAGCCTTGCACCAGCTGCACATTTTCATATTTGTTCTTGCTGTGGCGCATGTCTTTTTCAGTGCTACAACCATGCTTCTGGGAGGTGCAAAG ATACACAAATGGAAACAGTGGGAGgaggaaattcagaaaaacaatgCTGCAGGAAACG GACCTAAGAAGGTGCTACCTGTGCATCAACTTTCATTCATTAGAGAACATTACAAGGGGATTGGCAAAGATTCTATGACATTGTCTTGGCTG CATTCATTTGTTAAGCAGTTTTATGGTTCAGTAGCTAAATCGGACTACAACGCAATGCGTCTTGGTTTTATCATG ACACACTGCCGCGGAAATCCAAATTTTGATTTCCACAGATACATGATGAGGGTTTTAGAGTCTGATTTCAAGAAAATAGTCAGTACAAG CTGGTCCTTGTGGGTCTTCGTTGTGATATTTCTGTTGCTGAATGTGAATG GTTGGCACACATATTTTTGGATGGCTTTCCTCCCCCTTGTT CTTCTGATGGCTATTGGCACCAAGCTGGAGCACGTCATAGCTCAGCTAGCCTACGATGTAGCCTCGAGGCACGCGGCGATCGAGGGCGATTTGGTTGTGAAGCCATCAGACGAGCACTTCTGGTTCGGGCGGCCGCGGATCGTCCTGCACCTCATCCACTTCATCCTCTTTCAGAACGCGTTTGAGCTCTCGTTCTTCTTCTGGATACTG ATGACCTATGGATTTCACTCCTGCTTCATGGACCATGTCGGTTTCTTGGTGCCAAGGCTCGTTCTTGG GGTCGTCATTCAGCTTCTCTGCAGCTACAGCACCCTGCCTCTGTATGCAATTGTAACCCAG ATGGGGAGCTACTACAAGAAGGAGATCTTCAACGAGCACGTGCAGCAGGGCGTCCTGGGCTGGGCGGAGAAGGCCAAGAAGAGATCGGGGTTGAAGGAGGGCAACTCCACGGCCGAATCCATGCACAACTCCACGGCCGAAATCATGCACGGCGACGATGTGGCCTAG
- the LOC101768641 gene encoding guanosine nucleotide diphosphate dissociation inhibitor 2, whose protein sequence is MDEEYDVIVLGTGLKECILSGLLSVDGLKVLHMDRNDYYGGDSTSLNLNQLWKRFRGEDKPPTHLGASRDYNVDMVPKFMMANGTLVRTLIHTDVTKYLSFKAVDGSYVFSKGKIYKVPATDMEALKSPLMGLFEKRRARNFFIYVQDYNEADPKTHQGLDLTMVTTRELIAKYGLSDDTVDFIGHALALHRDDRYLDEPALDTVKRMKLYAESLARFQGGSPYIYPLYGLGELPQGFARLSAVYGGTYMLNKPECKVEFDMEGKVCGVTSEGETAKCKKVVCDPSYLLNKVRKIGRVVRAIAIMSHPIPNTNESHSVQIILPQKQLGRRSDMYVFCCSYTHNVAPRGKFIAFVSAEAETDNPQSELKPGLDLLGSVDEIFYDIYDRYEPVNEPSLDNCFVSTSYDATTHFETTVTDVLNMYTMITGKTVDLSVDLSAASAAEEY, encoded by the exons ATGGATGAGGAGTACGACGTGATCGTGCTGGGCACGGGGCTCAAGGAGTGCATCCTCAGCGGCCTCCTCTCCGTCGACGGCCTCAAG GTGTTGCACATGGACAGAAATGACTACTATGGAGGAGATTCCACCTCACTCAACCTTAACCAG CTCTGGAAGAGGTTTAGAGGGGAAGACAAGCCCCCAACACATCTAGGTGCAAGCAGGGACTACAATGTGGACATGGTGCCAAAG TTTATGATGGCAAATGGGACATTGGTTCGAACCCTCATCCACACTGATGTGACAAAGTACTTGTCATTCAAAGCTGTTGATGGGAGCTACGTTTTCAGCAAAGGGAAG ATTTACAAGGTCCCTGCCACTGATATGGAGGCGCTGAAGTCCCCTTTGATGGGCCTCTTTGAGAAGCGCAGAGCAAGGAACTTCTTCATTTACGTCCAAGATTACAATGAAGCTGATCCAAAAACCCATCAAGGATTGGACCTTACTATGGTGACGACTAGAGAACTTATAGC AAAATATGGTTTGAGCGACGATACAGTGGATTTCATTGGGCATGCACTTGCTCTTCATAGAGATGATCGCTATCTTGATGAACCAGCACTTGATACAGTGAAAAGGATGAAA CTATATGCAGAGTCTCTTGCACGCTTTCAAGGAGGCTCACCATATATTTATCCACTATACGGGTTGGGTGAGCTACCACAG GGTTTTGCACGTCTGAGTGCTGTTTATGGTGGTACTTACATGTTAAATAAGCCAGAGTGCAAG GTCGAATTTGATATGGAGGGGAAAGTATGTGGTGTTACATCTGAAGGTGAAACTGCAAAGTGCAAGAAGGTGGTCTGTGATCCTTCCTATTTACTCAACAAG GTTAGGAAGATCGGTAGGGTTGTACGCGCAATTGCTATTATGAGCCACCCAATCCCTAATACGAATGAGTCCCATTCAGTTCAGATTATTTTGCCACAGAAACAACTTGGACGCAGATCAGACAT GTATGTTTTCTGTTGCTCATACACACACAATGTTGCGCCGAGAGGGAAGTTCATTGCATTTGTGTCTGCAGAAGCCGAGACTGATAATCCCCAGTCTGAGTTAAAGCCTGGACTTGATCTACTTGGCTCTGTAGATGAGATCTTTTATGATATTTATGACAGATATGAACCAGTGAATGAACCATCTCTTGATAATTGCTTTGTCTCAACG AGCTATGATGCCACCACCCATTTTGAGACAACTGTGACAGATGTTCTTAACATGTATACAATGATCACTGGAAAG ACGGTTGATCTTAGTGTGGATTTGAGCGCTGCCAGTGCTGCGGAAGAATACTAG